Proteins encoded in a region of the Longimicrobium sp. genome:
- a CDS encoding threonine/serine ThrE exporter family protein, whose product MASTARTEYAEPDPAAVGFVMHLGRAMHSYGEASHRLEDILGALSDRLGLQGAQFFSQPTSLMASFGPVEFQRTYMLRVQPGDVDLRNLAAVHGVSLEVAQGLISPAEGSERIAAIAASPSPYGPFLTTLAFGGISGASCLLLGGGLREIVAGTLLGLGLRGFMLVAARVPRLGRVFEPLAALLVSGAAVALAHLGGPLSVLVATLAGLIVLLPGLTLTNALNELASRQLASGTARLSGAFITFLGLAFGVALGNRLATAAFGAPAAVQAGSLPGWAGLVALVVSPLCGVVLLKAAPRDIPWIVVGTAFGVGGGQVGASALGVELGAFAGAFAVGLASSIYARLQNRPPAVVLVPGILLLVPGSVGFRGLTSLMERQTLAGIETAFSMMLTAVALVSGLLIAGVIAPERRVRDPGAPTRRPRLSG is encoded by the coding sequence GTGGCGAGCACCGCCCGGACCGAGTACGCCGAGCCCGATCCCGCGGCCGTGGGCTTCGTGATGCACCTGGGGCGCGCCATGCACAGCTATGGCGAGGCGTCGCACCGGCTGGAAGACATCCTGGGCGCCCTTTCGGACCGGCTGGGGCTGCAGGGCGCGCAGTTCTTTTCGCAGCCCACGTCGCTGATGGCGTCGTTCGGCCCGGTGGAGTTCCAGCGCACCTACATGCTGCGCGTGCAGCCAGGCGACGTGGACCTGCGCAACCTGGCGGCCGTGCACGGCGTGAGCCTGGAGGTGGCGCAGGGACTCATCTCTCCCGCGGAGGGGAGCGAGCGCATCGCCGCCATCGCCGCGTCCCCGTCGCCGTACGGGCCGTTCCTGACGACGCTGGCCTTCGGCGGCATCTCCGGGGCGAGCTGTCTGCTGCTGGGCGGCGGCCTGCGCGAGATCGTCGCCGGCACGTTGCTGGGGCTGGGGCTGCGGGGATTCATGCTGGTGGCCGCGCGGGTGCCGCGGCTGGGGCGCGTGTTCGAGCCCCTGGCCGCCCTGCTGGTGAGCGGCGCGGCCGTGGCGCTGGCACACCTGGGCGGCCCGCTCTCCGTCCTCGTCGCCACGCTCGCCGGGCTGATCGTGCTGCTGCCGGGGCTGACGCTGACCAACGCGCTGAACGAGCTCGCCAGCCGGCAGCTGGCGTCGGGAACGGCGCGGCTGAGCGGCGCTTTCATCACCTTCCTGGGGCTGGCGTTCGGCGTGGCGCTGGGCAATCGGCTGGCGACCGCCGCGTTCGGCGCGCCGGCCGCGGTGCAGGCGGGCTCGCTGCCGGGGTGGGCCGGGCTCGTGGCGCTCGTCGTCTCGCCCCTCTGCGGCGTGGTGCTGCTGAAGGCCGCGCCGCGCGACATCCCGTGGATCGTGGTGGGCACGGCGTTCGGCGTGGGGGGCGGCCAGGTGGGGGCCTCGGCGCTGGGGGTGGAGCTGGGCGCCTTTGCCGGGGCCTTCGCCGTGGGCCTGGCCAGCAGCATCTACGCGCGGCTGCAGAACCGGCCCCCCGCCGTGGTGCTGGTGCCCGGCATTCTGCTGCTGGTGCCGGGGAGCGTGGGCTTCCGCGGGCTCACCTCGCTGATGGAGCGGCAGACGCTGGCGGGGATCGAAACGGCGTTCAGCATGATGCTCACGGCCGTGGCCCTGGTCTCGGGACTGCTGATCGCGGGCGTGATCGCGCCGGAGCGGCGGGTGCGCGATCCCGGCGCGCCCACCCGCCGCCCGCGGCTGAGCGGCTGA
- the kdsB gene encoding 3-deoxy-manno-octulosonate cytidylyltransferase, with amino-acid sequence MAAGVLGVIPARLSSQRLPEKPLHPLAGRPLIEWVWRRVSAFALFDALVIATDSERVANVARGFGARVALTREDHPSGTDRVAEVAQMGEYEGFGTIVNVQGDEPFVRREHLEAAIGLVREGGWDAGTVATPIGSADEWREPSVVKVVRGDDGAALYFSRAPVPFARDAEPDFASGPYLRHVGIYSYRRDALLRWVALAEAPLERIEKLEQLRPLAAGIRIGVAVGAPAEGGVDTPADAARAERILGSASTPDLIEAPA; translated from the coding sequence GTGGCTGCCGGAGTTCTCGGCGTCATCCCGGCCCGGCTGTCTTCGCAACGACTCCCTGAAAAACCGCTGCATCCGCTCGCTGGCCGGCCCCTGATCGAATGGGTCTGGCGGCGCGTTTCGGCGTTCGCTTTGTTCGATGCGCTCGTCATCGCGACCGACAGCGAGCGCGTGGCCAACGTCGCGCGCGGGTTCGGCGCGCGGGTGGCGCTCACGCGCGAGGACCATCCCTCCGGCACCGACCGCGTGGCGGAAGTGGCACAGATGGGCGAGTACGAGGGCTTCGGCACCATCGTCAACGTGCAGGGCGACGAGCCGTTCGTGCGCCGCGAGCATCTCGAAGCCGCCATCGGGCTCGTCCGCGAGGGCGGGTGGGACGCGGGCACCGTGGCGACGCCCATCGGCTCGGCGGACGAGTGGCGCGAGCCCTCGGTGGTGAAGGTGGTGCGGGGCGACGACGGCGCGGCGCTGTACTTTTCGCGCGCCCCGGTCCCCTTCGCACGCGACGCCGAGCCGGACTTCGCCTCCGGGCCGTACCTGCGCCACGTGGGCATCTACAGCTACCGCCGCGACGCGCTGCTCCGCTGGGTGGCGCTGGCCGAGGCGCCGCTGGAGCGGATCGAAAAGCTGGAGCAGCTCCGTCCGCTGGCCGCGGGCATCCGCATCGGCGTGGCGGTGGGCGCGCCGGCCGAGGGCGGGGTCGACACCCCGGCCGACGCGGCGCGCGCAGAGCGCATCCTGGGCAGTGCATCTACACCCGACCTGATCGAGGCACCCGCATGA